One stretch of Priestia megaterium DNA includes these proteins:
- a CDS encoding ankyrin repeat domain-containing protein encodes METTQMTKAIRGAIKNGQLNKVRDLLEKEPEMLTWITPFGTWLHVATAHGHLEIVQYLIHAGIDVSAQGGTFSTNALERAAAKGYVDIAKYLINHNVEIDISEPDRNPLFAAIYSGHFEMVKLLVENYINISIKYSGENMKEMDAYTFSLERGQTEISEYLKGKLK; translated from the coding sequence ATGGAAACAACTCAAATGACAAAAGCTATTAGAGGTGCTATAAAAAATGGTCAATTAAATAAGGTAAGAGACTTACTTGAGAAAGAGCCAGAAATGTTAACATGGATAACACCTTTTGGCACATGGCTACATGTAGCAACAGCTCATGGTCATTTAGAAATCGTACAATACCTTATTCATGCTGGAATAGATGTTAGTGCACAAGGAGGGACGTTTTCTACCAATGCCTTAGAAAGAGCAGCTGCAAAAGGTTATGTAGATATTGCTAAGTACCTTATTAACCACAATGTTGAAATTGATATCAGTGAACCAGATAGAAATCCGCTGTTTGCTGCCATATATAGTGGTCATTTTGAGATGGTTAAACTGTTAGTTGAAAATTATATCAATATATCGATTAAATACTCTGGTGAAAACATGAAGGAGATGGATGCTTACACGTTTTCGCTTGAAAGAGGACAAACAGAAATTTCTGAATATTTAAAGGGAAAGTTGAAATAG
- a CDS encoding carbon-nitrogen hydrolase family protein codes for MNITIAQFCPVLGNKKENIRKINDCIKQAVSEQADLIVFPELCLTGYFIWDDIKELAESVSGESLQLLQQSCRDHSIHAVISFPEVTANGHYHITSALIDDTGTVIGTYQKTHLFDREAEIFRPGNTLPVFKTKFGTIGLMICYDLEFPEVARTLKIKGADLLIIPLANMSPYEHYQITYLKSRAMENELPIALCNRIGSEEDTFFFGHSAVVNRKGKVLLKMGSKEQISTVAISLEESKDQKLNYLMHRRADLYK; via the coding sequence GTGAATATTACAATTGCTCAGTTTTGTCCTGTACTAGGCAATAAAAAAGAAAACATTCGAAAAATAAATGACTGTATTAAGCAAGCTGTAAGCGAACAGGCTGACCTTATTGTCTTCCCAGAACTTTGTTTAACAGGCTATTTTATTTGGGATGATATTAAGGAGCTAGCTGAATCCGTCAGTGGTGAAAGCTTACAGCTTTTACAACAAAGCTGCAGGGATCACAGCATCCACGCCGTTATATCTTTTCCTGAAGTAACAGCTAACGGGCATTATCATATTACATCTGCTCTTATAGATGATACCGGAACTGTAATTGGTACGTATCAAAAAACACATCTTTTTGACAGGGAAGCTGAAATCTTCCGCCCAGGCAACACTTTACCTGTTTTCAAAACCAAATTTGGAACCATTGGATTAATGATTTGCTATGACCTTGAATTCCCTGAAGTGGCCCGAACTTTAAAAATAAAAGGAGCTGATTTACTCATCATCCCGCTTGCTAACATGAGCCCTTACGAACATTATCAAATAACCTATTTAAAAAGCCGCGCTATGGAAAATGAACTTCCAATTGCTCTATGCAATCGAATAGGCTCTGAAGAAGATACATTCTTTTTTGGACATAGCGCAGTCGTCAACAGGAAAGGAAAAGTTCTTTTAAAAATGGGTAGCAAGGAACAAATATCGACAGTAGCTATTTCTTTAGAGGAATCAAAAGATCAGAAGCTTAATTACCTTATGCACAGAAGAGCGGATTTGTACAAATAG
- the cdiI gene encoding ribonuclease toxin immunity protein CdiI has translation MKKIVEVFHDIDCTLSPMISFYSVLTDKEFLKVLHYFSEGIGYGNEYYICTFSDDLEPWEEGYVENGIEFLDGTGDTDKSVIVDYETFLNYLKKVCQVYIEEHAHDKESDGSFT, from the coding sequence ATGAAGAAAATCGTAGAAGTATTTCATGATATAGATTGTACGTTGTCTCCCATGATAAGTTTTTATAGCGTTTTGACAGATAAAGAATTTTTAAAAGTATTACACTATTTTTCAGAGGGAATTGGTTATGGAAATGAGTACTACATTTGTACATTTTCAGACGACTTAGAGCCGTGGGAAGAGGGCTATGTTGAAAACGGTATTGAATTTCTAGACGGTACGGGTGACACTGACAAAAGTGTTATTGTTGATTATGAAACGTTTTTAAATTATTTGAAAAAAGTTTGTCAGGTATATATTGAGGAGCATGCACATGATAAAGAAAGTGATGGCTCTTTTACATAA
- a CDS encoding endonuclease V: MDIQYIHTFTMQTKEECRTLQQELKAQIDLTSRVKMAHIHNCAGVDVAYWEENGVSYGACSIVVVDYQTKNVVEKVHSVGEVTVPYLPGFLAFRELPLILEAAKKLQVEPDVFLFDGNGYLHYEHMGVATHASFFLNKPTVGIGKSYLKINGHDYVMPDDTAGAYKDIVIDGEVYGRVVRTVKGVKPIFLSCGNYIDLDMSYQLMMHFILRESKLPVPVRLADLHTHELRKRYRQSAGK, encoded by the coding sequence ATGGATATTCAGTACATACATACGTTTACGATGCAAACAAAAGAGGAGTGCCGGACGCTTCAGCAAGAGCTAAAAGCACAAATTGATTTAACATCACGCGTCAAAATGGCGCATATACATAACTGTGCTGGTGTTGATGTTGCGTATTGGGAAGAAAACGGCGTATCTTACGGAGCGTGCAGCATTGTAGTGGTTGATTATCAAACGAAAAACGTTGTGGAAAAAGTGCACAGTGTAGGAGAAGTAACCGTTCCTTATCTTCCGGGGTTTCTAGCTTTTCGAGAGCTTCCTTTAATTCTTGAAGCGGCTAAAAAACTTCAAGTAGAGCCCGACGTGTTTTTATTTGATGGCAACGGATATTTGCACTATGAGCACATGGGAGTAGCCACACATGCTTCGTTTTTTCTCAATAAACCTACCGTTGGAATTGGGAAAAGCTATCTAAAAATCAATGGACATGATTACGTTATGCCTGACGATACAGCAGGCGCTTATAAAGATATTGTGATTGATGGCGAAGTTTATGGTAGAGTAGTAAGGACAGTAAAAGGAGTAAAGCCTATTTTTCTGTCATGCGGAAACTATATTGATTTGGACATGTCGTATCAGCTCATGATGCATTTTATTTTAAGAGAAAGTAAGCTTCCGGTTCCGGTCCGCCTAGCAGATCTGCATACGCATGAGCTGCGGAAAAGGTACCGGCAATCAGCAGGGAAGTAA
- a CDS encoding immunity protein Imm33 domain-containing protein: protein MEKFIKNIGNKVVVVQVEHELKMQVESLFNIFETIKREKWTDGFSIQIGWSNFIVSIKGEEYYILSPDYSRNPFEDYTEDLTLALWVQLEQVHFLRKLNMGNGEDVSFSDKVVVAKNILEVDSIYLQRSGGAERGGSGWYIGPVNEEDDTEELEAFYAYQLLKIRPSLIQVLALPYEYMVIFERDKVKAVLNENDEDIFSGGRNSSSQD, encoded by the coding sequence TTGGAGAAATTCATTAAAAATATAGGTAATAAAGTAGTCGTAGTTCAAGTAGAACATGAATTAAAAATGCAGGTTGAGAGCCTGTTTAATATCTTTGAAACGATAAAAAGAGAAAAATGGACTGACGGTTTTTCGATACAAATAGGATGGTCAAACTTTATTGTTTCTATAAAAGGTGAAGAGTACTACATTCTTTCACCGGACTATTCACGGAATCCCTTTGAGGATTATACAGAAGATCTAACGCTTGCTCTATGGGTGCAGTTGGAACAAGTTCACTTTTTGCGCAAGTTAAACATGGGAAATGGTGAAGATGTGAGCTTTAGTGATAAAGTTGTGGTAGCTAAAAATATACTAGAAGTAGATAGTATTTACTTACAAAGAAGCGGTGGAGCTGAACGAGGAGGTTCTGGCTGGTACATAGGACCGGTAAATGAAGAAGATGATACAGAAGAACTTGAGGCTTTTTATGCTTATCAATTATTAAAGATTCGTCCATCACTTATTCAAGTTTTAGCTTTACCATATGAATATATGGTGATTTTTGAAAGAGATAAAGTGAAGGCAGTATTAAATGAAAACGATGAAGATATTTTTAGTGGAGGAAGAAATTCGAGTAGTCAAGACTGA
- a CDS encoding immunity protein YezG family protein has protein sequence MSFENELHTLYRKIAQKVSDMIPVEWSGFYFNGEVKDGEGGVYFFYTTVGEENEYQYSHLIPRTYQVEKKAYNHSLHELFNLTVQLQKVFIENQQEPWYSVTMIVNDETKLEVHFSYVNWNDSQFGPSDRIEYFEYKYLSRELADEKDKEQMMKMKRYEEGFNSNNQ, from the coding sequence ATGTCTTTTGAAAACGAACTTCATACACTTTATCGTAAAATTGCTCAAAAGGTAAGCGATATGATTCCTGTTGAATGGAGCGGTTTTTACTTCAATGGTGAAGTGAAAGACGGAGAAGGTGGAGTATACTTCTTTTATACAACTGTAGGAGAAGAAAACGAATATCAATATTCACATTTGATACCTCGAACATATCAAGTTGAAAAAAAAGCGTACAATCATTCTCTTCATGAATTATTTAATTTAACGGTTCAATTACAAAAAGTATTTATTGAGAATCAACAAGAACCTTGGTATTCAGTTACAATGATAGTAAATGATGAAACAAAATTAGAGGTGCATTTTAGTTATGTAAACTGGAATGACTCACAATTTGGACCTTCAGATCGAATTGAGTATTTTGAGTACAAATATTTAAGTAGAGAATTAGCGGATGAAAAAGATAAAGAACAAATGATGAAAATGAAAAGATATGAAGAAGGTTTTAACAGTAATAATCAATGA
- a CDS encoding APC family permease — translation METKRNQAVPTLKLSHIVLFGIAYMTPMIVFGIYGLLAETTHGLVSTAYIVALAAMLFTAYSYGKMTKAFPIAGSAYTYTRKSINPYVGFMIGWAVLLDYLFLPMVIWLIGAVYLHTAFPSIPLWTFVLAFIFITTVINMIGLKAAANVNTLMMVFQLLVVGIFISLSIIYLIKGSSPFALFSFNPFLNEHLTFSFVAAGASIACYSFLGFDAVTTLSEETINPEKTMPKAIFLITLIGGIIFIGASYFLQLVHPDYTSFKNIDSAAFEIAVQIGGNLFSSIFLAGLIIAQFASGLSAQTSGARLLFAMGRDGVLPAKIFGYLHRKSKTPLLNILLIGGISLLAVKLDVSTSTSFINFGAFLTFIFVNLSVIFHYYFTLKNERKNRFLLYFLIPAIGAVLDFYLFINLDKHALVLGSIWTAIGLVYLTFLTKGFKLSPPEMDFDEEEIMKSSSLVHQKAVEKTL, via the coding sequence ATGGAAACAAAAAGAAACCAAGCAGTTCCAACTTTGAAGTTGTCACATATTGTTTTGTTTGGAATTGCTTATATGACTCCAATGATTGTATTTGGTATTTATGGCTTGTTGGCTGAAACCACCCATGGACTAGTTTCCACTGCTTATATAGTGGCTTTAGCTGCTATGCTATTTACGGCTTATAGCTACGGTAAAATGACTAAAGCTTTTCCTATTGCAGGGTCTGCTTATACTTATACAAGAAAATCTATAAATCCATATGTCGGATTTATGATTGGATGGGCTGTTTTACTAGACTATCTGTTTCTTCCTATGGTTATTTGGCTTATAGGAGCCGTTTATTTACATACAGCCTTTCCTAGTATTCCTCTTTGGACATTTGTACTAGCCTTTATTTTTATTACAACTGTCATCAATATGATTGGCTTAAAAGCGGCGGCGAACGTCAATACATTAATGATGGTTTTTCAATTGCTCGTAGTCGGTATTTTTATTTCACTAAGTATTATATACCTTATAAAAGGTTCATCACCCTTTGCGCTCTTTAGTTTTAACCCATTCTTGAACGAGCATCTTACATTTTCGTTTGTAGCTGCTGGCGCTTCCATTGCTTGTTATTCTTTTTTAGGATTTGATGCTGTTACAACTCTATCTGAAGAAACCATTAATCCTGAAAAAACAATGCCAAAAGCTATCTTTCTTATTACACTAATTGGAGGCATCATTTTTATTGGAGCTTCTTATTTTCTACAGCTTGTTCATCCTGACTATACATCTTTTAAAAATATTGATTCAGCAGCATTTGAAATTGCCGTACAAATCGGCGGCAATTTATTTAGCTCTATTTTTCTAGCTGGATTAATTATTGCTCAATTCGCATCTGGCTTATCTGCTCAAACAAGCGGAGCCCGTTTATTATTTGCAATGGGAAGAGACGGCGTACTTCCCGCTAAGATATTTGGTTATCTTCATCGAAAGTCGAAAACACCCCTATTGAATATTTTACTCATAGGAGGCATTTCATTGCTGGCCGTTAAGCTTGATGTAAGTACATCTACTTCTTTTATTAATTTTGGAGCATTTTTAACATTTATTTTTGTAAATCTATCGGTCATTTTTCACTATTACTTCACGTTAAAAAATGAAAGAAAAAATAGGTTTCTTCTGTACTTTCTTATACCAGCTATTGGGGCAGTCCTTGATTTCTATCTCTTTATTAATCTAGATAAACACGCCTTAGTGCTAGGAAGCATCTGGACTGCCATAGGACTTGTGTACTTAACTTTTCTTACAAAAGGATTTAAGCTTTCTCCTCCAGAAATGGACTTCGATGAAGAGGAAATAATGAAATCTTCCTCTCTTGTACATCAAAAAGCTGTTGAAAAGACATTATAA
- a CDS encoding sigma-54 interaction domain-containing protein gives MRNSSIGTCESIVVIINHEGRIDTVSINNKQTSHLSLFQENMLFEEVQWKKVFTAAPSDSTQLLSTYEGRTYLFTLHLVQANSYINQIVTLANISQSMFNPYSNEDQYKTDELIMESPAMKRIGKIIKTIAHVGSTVLLLGESGVGKSQIAKFIHRTSTRSKQPFISVNCGAIPESLIESELFGYEEGTFTGGKKGGKVGLFEAAHKGTIFLDEIAEFPLNLQAKLLGVLQENAVRKVGSTEEKKVDVRVIAATNKNLQELVEKKLFREDLFYRLNVVPLTIPPLREREKDIHILIDHFLFKYNTKYHLQKEVNDEVKQELIQYRWPGNIRELENTIERIVVTNMTEKEVLEEKSIRENVWSFSPKAPISLKEAKRQVEKELILKAYSEYKSTYKVAEVLQVDQSTISKKLKVYKKEGF, from the coding sequence ATGAGGAATTCTTCAATAGGTACCTGTGAATCAATAGTAGTCATCATAAATCATGAAGGACGTATTGATACCGTATCTATCAATAATAAACAAACCAGTCACTTATCGTTGTTTCAAGAAAATATGTTATTTGAAGAAGTTCAGTGGAAAAAGGTCTTTACTGCTGCTCCAAGTGACTCTACTCAGTTATTAAGCACCTATGAGGGAAGAACCTATCTGTTTACTCTCCACCTTGTCCAAGCGAACTCTTACATAAATCAAATCGTGACATTAGCGAATATATCACAAAGTATGTTTAACCCTTATTCCAATGAAGATCAGTATAAAACTGATGAGTTGATTATGGAATCACCTGCTATGAAACGAATTGGTAAAATTATTAAAACAATTGCTCATGTAGGCTCTACTGTTCTTCTACTAGGTGAATCGGGAGTGGGAAAAAGTCAAATTGCTAAATTTATTCATAGAACTAGTACACGTTCAAAGCAGCCTTTTATTTCTGTTAATTGTGGTGCTATTCCAGAAAGTTTAATCGAATCAGAGCTATTTGGGTATGAAGAAGGAACTTTTACAGGCGGAAAAAAAGGAGGAAAGGTCGGCTTATTTGAAGCTGCTCATAAAGGAACAATTTTTCTAGATGAAATTGCGGAATTTCCTTTAAACCTACAAGCAAAGCTGCTAGGTGTTTTGCAAGAAAACGCGGTGCGGAAAGTAGGAAGTACAGAGGAAAAGAAAGTAGATGTGCGAGTAATTGCTGCAACAAATAAAAATCTACAGGAACTTGTTGAGAAAAAGTTATTTCGTGAAGATTTGTTCTATAGGCTTAATGTCGTACCGCTCACTATACCGCCTCTTAGAGAGCGAGAAAAGGACATACATATCTTAATTGATCATTTTCTGTTTAAATACAATACAAAATATCATCTTCAAAAAGAAGTTAATGATGAAGTAAAACAAGAACTTATCCAATATAGATGGCCAGGAAACATAAGGGAATTGGAAAACACGATAGAAAGAATTGTCGTAACAAATATGACTGAAAAGGAAGTGCTAGAAGAAAAAAGTATACGTGAAAACGTTTGGTCATTTTCTCCTAAAGCACCAATATCTTTGAAAGAAGCTAAAAGACAAGTAGAAAAAGAATTAATCTTAAAAGCTTACAGTGAATACAAAAGTACTTACAAAGTAGCAGAAGTATTGCAGGTTGACCAGTCTACTATTTCAAAAAAGTTAAAAGTATACAAAAAAGAAGGTTTTTAA
- a CDS encoding glycerophosphodiester phosphodiesterase — MKKYLAGLSAVALLCCTIASSASARTEEKLTNIAHRGASAYAPENTMAAFHQALEMNADYIELDVQQSKDGVLVIMHDRTVDRTTNGSGHIRQLTYAELQRLDAGSWKDDSFANEKIPALSQVLDEFQGKIGILIELKAPELYPGIERKVAFEINKRQLDHVIIQSFNVSSMKKMHELLPNVPIGILTSSERDANPNSIQQFATFATYFNPSYDILTPALIHQVHSAGMKISPWSGNKRLPASFLWKTKSDGVITNYPDEVNWVQTSTKIGKTIHASSASHTARLVGVKK; from the coding sequence ATGAAAAAATATTTAGCTGGTCTAAGCGCAGTCGCCTTGTTATGCTGTACAATCGCCTCTTCTGCTTCCGCACGCACGGAAGAAAAACTTACGAACATCGCGCACCGAGGGGCCTCTGCTTACGCACCTGAAAATACAATGGCTGCTTTTCATCAAGCGCTAGAAATGAATGCGGATTACATTGAACTCGACGTGCAGCAAAGCAAAGACGGTGTACTCGTTATTATGCATGACCGTACCGTAGACCGAACAACAAACGGAAGCGGCCACATTCGGCAGTTAACGTACGCTGAGCTTCAGCGCTTGGATGCAGGAAGCTGGAAAGATGATTCTTTTGCAAATGAAAAAATCCCAGCTCTTTCACAAGTGTTAGATGAATTTCAAGGGAAAATCGGTATATTGATAGAGTTAAAAGCCCCGGAACTTTATCCTGGAATTGAAAGAAAAGTAGCTTTTGAAATCAACAAGCGACAGCTCGATCACGTCATCATTCAATCTTTTAACGTTTCATCCATGAAAAAAATGCATGAGCTTCTCCCAAACGTTCCTATAGGCATACTAACTTCTTCAGAGCGAGATGCAAATCCAAACTCAATCCAGCAATTCGCCACCTTTGCCACTTACTTTAACCCGTCTTATGATATATTAACGCCTGCTCTCATCCACCAAGTCCATTCTGCCGGAATGAAAATATCACCGTGGTCTGGAAACAAGCGGCTTCCGGCTTCATTTTTGTGGAAAACAAAAAGCGACGGAGTGATTACGAATTATCCGGATGAAGTGAATTGGGTGCAAACATCAACAAAAATAGGGAAGACCATTCACGCAAGCTCCGCGAGTCACACTGCTCGCTTAGTTGGCGTGAAAAAATAA
- the imm47 gene encoding Imm47 family immunity protein: MEKTRNLMNSIWFGEKTTLSQAEMKEHILKAHTESEILFNLIELYKIGDFTQKPLLIQLMNGTKDEAILNLCTRIFLAIATHDDLRDLNNLRFLSKGTEETFNTFASASITSLSLEVIPYLLALLEDWDEIDDTAIIIKDSLDFFLDYEEKIGEEATVDEIGNFYFEYCNENDTESYYFQQNLAFPGDLAKKLVQRAMIAANNEETLKMELIPSLLSILTGEKVPGDYSTIMNASNYKKIIEYIDSLSIKDWEKGQKYFYGYKL; the protein is encoded by the coding sequence ATGGAAAAGACAAGAAACCTTATGAATAGTATATGGTTTGGCGAAAAAACAACTTTATCTCAAGCTGAAATGAAAGAACATATATTGAAAGCTCATACAGAAAGCGAAATTTTATTTAATTTAATAGAGTTATATAAAATAGGGGATTTTACTCAAAAACCGCTATTAATTCAATTAATGAACGGGACTAAAGATGAAGCGATTTTGAATTTATGTACAAGGATATTTTTAGCTATCGCAACACATGACGACTTAAGAGATTTAAACAATCTGCGATTTCTGAGTAAAGGTACTGAAGAAACATTCAATACGTTTGCATCAGCATCGATAACATCACTTTCTCTTGAAGTAATTCCTTACTTATTGGCTTTACTTGAAGATTGGGATGAAATTGACGATACGGCTATCATCATAAAGGATTCGCTTGATTTTTTCCTTGACTATGAAGAAAAAATTGGAGAAGAGGCGACTGTCGACGAAATAGGCAACTTTTATTTTGAGTATTGCAATGAGAATGATACAGAAAGTTATTACTTTCAACAAAATTTAGCTTTTCCCGGAGACTTAGCAAAAAAATTAGTCCAAAGAGCGATGATTGCAGCAAATAACGAAGAAACATTAAAAATGGAATTGATTCCATCTTTATTATCCATTTTGACTGGTGAAAAAGTGCCTGGAGATTACAGCACAATTATGAATGCAAGCAATTATAAAAAGATTATTGAGTATATCGATAGCCTTTCCATTAAAGACTGGGAAAAAGGACAAAAGTATTTTTATGGGTATAAGCTATAG
- a CDS encoding ankyrin repeat domain-containing protein: MDRNYSKKAIRNAIKTGDINVVKKLIGDDIEVLNTMTVFGTWLHVAVKKENLQIVRYLVEKGIDVNAKGGTFDASALNLAAGSGNLEIVKYLIESRAELDVSLAKRNPLFGAIYGGHKEVVKYLVQKGIDMSIKYTGENIKNMNAYEYARKFGQTDIAEYLKRKMTEKVES; encoded by the coding sequence GTGGACCGAAACTATAGTAAGAAAGCGATAAGAAATGCCATTAAAACTGGCGATATCAATGTAGTGAAAAAATTAATAGGTGATGATATAGAGGTTTTAAATACCATGACTGTATTTGGTACGTGGTTACATGTAGCGGTTAAAAAAGAGAACCTTCAAATCGTCCGGTATTTAGTTGAAAAAGGAATTGACGTTAATGCGAAAGGCGGGACATTTGATGCTTCTGCGTTAAATCTAGCAGCTGGGTCTGGCAATTTAGAGATAGTAAAGTATTTAATAGAATCTAGAGCAGAACTAGATGTGAGCTTAGCGAAGAGAAATCCGCTTTTTGGAGCAATTTATGGGGGGCATAAAGAAGTAGTTAAATATTTAGTACAAAAAGGAATAGATATGTCAATTAAATACACGGGAGAAAATATTAAAAATATGAATGCCTATGAATATGCTAGGAAGTTTGGGCAGACAGATATTGCTGAATATTTAAAGCGAAAGATGACTGAAAAAGTAGAATCTTGA
- a CDS encoding carbon-nitrogen hydrolase family protein: MRLLKIALAQLRSNLHDKNKNLKRVFGTMEAAKDQGADFVLFPELFLTGFLLNEQVEELAESVEGELITKVKKYAKELQIGVILGFPERHHFKIYNSAVFINKEGEIVGTYRKIHLFDHENSYFTSGDSIPVFDTPQGKFGVMITYDMEFPEVARILALKGAEVVFVLCANMIPYEHHQHIYLRSRALENHIFIAAANKVGLEDDYVYFGESEVINPNGHCVFKSLNNEDLAIVDIDLSSSASSKEILNYLNNRKSELYRREGL, encoded by the coding sequence ATGCGTCTATTAAAAATTGCATTAGCCCAGCTTAGAAGCAATTTGCATGATAAAAATAAAAATTTAAAGAGAGTTTTTGGAACGATGGAAGCGGCTAAAGATCAAGGTGCGGATTTTGTGTTATTCCCTGAATTATTTTTGACTGGTTTTTTGTTAAATGAACAAGTGGAGGAATTAGCTGAATCAGTAGAAGGAGAATTAATCACGAAAGTAAAAAAGTATGCGAAAGAATTACAAATAGGAGTTATTCTTGGTTTTCCAGAAAGGCATCACTTTAAAATATATAATTCCGCTGTATTTATTAATAAGGAAGGTGAGATAGTAGGAACTTATCGTAAAATTCACCTTTTTGATCATGAAAATTCATATTTTACTTCTGGAGATAGTATACCGGTCTTTGATACACCTCAAGGAAAGTTTGGAGTAATGATTACATATGATATGGAATTCCCTGAAGTGGCGCGAATTCTAGCGTTAAAAGGAGCTGAAGTTGTCTTTGTTCTTTGTGCGAACATGATTCCTTACGAGCATCATCAGCACATTTATTTGAGGTCAAGAGCTTTAGAAAATCATATTTTTATTGCAGCTGCTAATAAAGTTGGATTAGAAGACGACTATGTCTATTTTGGTGAAAGTGAAGTTATTAATCCTAATGGGCACTGTGTGTTTAAATCTCTTAATAATGAGGACCTTGCGATTGTTGACATAGACCTATCATCTTCGGCAAGTTCAAAGGAAATTTTGAACTATTTGAATAATCGAAAGTCAGAGTTATACAGAAGAGAAGGGTTATAA
- a CDS encoding SMI1/KNR4 family protein — MKLVLQSQLLIQKILIGNFITNRVLFAGDLVCLDYRDSRDNPRVCVWDHENSAELEPITYHVADTFKEFLGMLH; from the coding sequence TTGAAATTAGTTTTACAGTCACAACTATTGATACAAAAAATCTTAATTGGTAATTTTATTACCAATCGAGTTTTATTTGCAGGAGATTTGGTATGTTTAGATTATAGAGACTCAAGAGATAATCCTAGAGTTTGTGTATGGGATCATGAAAATTCTGCTGAACTTGAACCAATCACTTACCATGTTGCAGATACGTTTAAAGAATTTTTAGGTATGCTTCATTAA
- a CDS encoding SMI1/KNR4 family protein gives MEKISFLRQYRKEVELVPFNKVKSIKKEEIPNQWLEIVSEEDKDIRVKKTLGIWESFFSKELSNTILYLSENLLDVELILDNGRYAILYSIKDSQGDCMYYEGGLPTSNIKNPALRNVWQDVPGKLRSFYENLHNGFYYFSSRAMGLVSLNHVTFFDDDEWGIIDDLEQPLEINLTTTFSFFESGMGGYVAVDLENCSNGNATLWFTNDQPDYGVNFWDVMDEWLVIGFEE, from the coding sequence ATGGAAAAAATATCTTTTTTAAGACAATATAGAAAAGAAGTAGAACTGGTACCTTTTAATAAAGTAAAGAGTATTAAAAAAGAAGAAATACCAAATCAATGGTTAGAGATTGTTAGCGAAGAAGATAAGGATATTAGAGTGAAAAAAACCTTAGGTATATGGGAAAGTTTTTTCAGTAAAGAGTTGAGCAACACCATACTATATCTGTCAGAAAATTTGTTGGATGTTGAATTAATCTTAGATAATGGTAGATATGCAATTTTGTATAGTATAAAGGATTCTCAAGGTGATTGTATGTATTATGAAGGTGGCTTACCTACTAGTAATATAAAGAATCCTGCTTTAAGAAATGTTTGGCAAGATGTACCTGGAAAATTGAGAAGTTTCTATGAGAATCTACATAACGGCTTTTATTATTTTTCAAGCAGAGCAATGGGGTTAGTATCATTAAATCATGTTACATTCTTCGATGACGATGAATGGGGAATTATTGATGATCTAGAACAACCATTAGAGATTAATTTGACTACAACATTTAGTTTCTTTGAAAGTGGAATGGGAGGTTATGTAGCTGTCGATTTGGAAAACTGCAGTAATGGTAATGCTACACTTTGGTTTACAAATGATCAGCCAGACTACGGTGTTAACTTTTGGGATGTTATGGATGAGTGGTTAGTCATAGGGTTTGAGGAGTGA